A window of the Eretmochelys imbricata isolate rEreImb1 chromosome 7, rEreImb1.hap1, whole genome shotgun sequence genome harbors these coding sequences:
- the PPRC1 gene encoding peroxisome proliferator-activated receptor gamma coactivator-related protein 1, whose amino-acid sequence LKQCFSLEEDELSLHLVPACSDAILEAEGILGTMQSYLDSSVISIIEDFSTLTESKACLDAPNELSLLTAITEILDSTDDETLSPFDTTLDSELLALPRERESSSFQKFLSLSRASPECSVPALDDPWGLSGPAAIGKVGTGPGDLPWNGLEEPAAPKQGSSSRAARAERKLPRPQPLPQRSDGEEEEEAASPGQHGSVVAAVGLRESPLGLCAEAGGEEAVWPEDSDAPCIISTGAGSLSELVKSMHPYCLPTLTVCLDPASEPVTKEFLTGPLLLEIVPGEGESLEIPVVLQQLGPEAQLPAEGQGACGCPAGKGDGALELSPMDGVLPVGTPAQGCETGGHGRAPQAEPPSLTQARESPRGVDPEAKDEERQRDQYLESSSRSSTEAPAGGKRQGTEKGRGRERARKSRKKKREESQKGQAKPDGDCVVRRLLSTSLVQPPATQRSPSWAARPSMQVSTFLERQLEQAKKEGQMELRSARGRPRAAAAGGTLQRKGHPEVQKELEAEKPNTQPAVQSAETPGPSEQAVPSPGEQPAAVGRGPAEQGEVAPGCGEGNQPAPTKGSIGPETTPPHGDLSAGGEAPRSPQEVERAGAEAAGWPSKPKALSLTEYRLRMLHRQPSGADGKEGEKQAASKWPSVLEPPTELAEIPCLMAPVRPLPSQPAQPVKMPSSQRGPEKPASPPATPPLPRKAPAEPPQTVPAPVPPGLQLPFLPPALGAAAAAIPLASTAPYALYPPVPSWPCFGPPPAGYPSLPPPPAAGGSPNAFHLVPGLPPPALAWPPPALPPPPFGPGAPCAPMGWALGLQPSYWPGVPLPPAVPPVVYSDPGAKPFPASPLPFPASPLPFPASPAAPAPSCQEPSVFTAQPMKPALAKHEVPAQPPQRRAQPSARAAGGRASDPRRQSRPVGESSATQPVGQPPAPRPVGESPTAQPPIAMARTVGESTAAGPVGQHPAQPLREPPAPRPVGESPTAQPVIATAQPVGESVSAAAPQPVGKSPAAQPMGEPPAQPTRETSAPQLVGESPAAQPMGQPPVATAWPVGEPVSAAASQPVEQPSAQATREPPAPQPVGEPAALSTRQPTAPQPVGEPPDTCPMAEAAAPAKVPVASLLEGDRPDPKGAVLQEPRPPGRTSVRGKAGAPLRAREESQPTKLAPARPWRHRPLVSPAQPGASKDIVQAFISEIGIEASDLSSLLEQFEKTEATKEVLQVRRPGDRLVPGNACRSESNPDKNPLDSLHAPELANVAGLTPPATPPHQLWKPLAAVSLLGKPRSPGAAAQEGSQRTAKFMEAKPLPQSKPRGKGLPPTTCGPPPSHVGSGDHDYCVRGPGQPEEGARLPSVPAPSELGSRWNVKHHQDITIKPPSSLPTRTLAWPGLSPRPGASPGSSEQLDHRTSARSQAAAGRSSSPTSVLLSPDASPCRDEEPQTRDPQPKQLATKRSLHCYRRRGASPSPRARASRSFSSTSSGASASSSSSSSSRSRSRSLSPPLKRWRRYRSRRSRSSHSSSRSSCGSCGRSRGRSSSSSYSSRSSSASRSHSRSPSPRRRSNRRRRYDYCDPPDHCQHQKVLHKERAIEERRVVFIGKIPSRMTRAELRHRFSVFGDIEECTLHFRAEGDNYGFVTYRYAKEAFAAIESGHKLRRPDEQPFDLCFGGRRQFCRRNYADLDSNREDFDPAPIKSKFDSLDFDTLLKQAQRNLRR is encoded by the exons CTCAAGCAG TGCTTCTCTCTGGAGGAAGATGAGCTGAGCCTGCACTTGGTTCCCGCCTGCAGCGATGCTATCCTGGAGGCTGAAGGGATCCTGGGAACGATGCAGAGCTACCTCGATTCCTCCGTGATCTCTATCATCGAGGACTTCAGCACCCTGACCGAG AGCAAGGCCTGCCTGGATGCACCGAACGAGCTGTCACTGCTGACGGCCATCACCGAGATCCTGGACAGCACGGACGACGAGACCCTTTCTCCGTTTGACACCACCCTGGACTCGGAATTGCTGGCACTGCCCCGGGAGCGGGAGAGTTCTTCG TTTCAGAAGTTTCTCAGCTTGTCCCGGGCCTCCCCTGAGTGCAGTGTTCCTGCCCTAGACGATCCGTGGGGCCTCAGCGGCCCAGCTGCCATCGGCAAG GTGGGGACGGGCCCTGGGGATCTGCCCTGGAACGGCCTCGAAGAGCCGGCAGCACCcaagcagggcagcagcagcagagcggCCCGGGCGGAGCGGAAgctgcccaggccccagcccctcccgcagCGCAGCGacggggaggaggaagaggaggctgcTAGCCCTGGGCAGCACGGCAGCGTGGTGGCAGCTGTGGGGCTGCGGGAGAGCCCCCTGGGTTTGTGCGCCGaggctgggggtgaggaggcGGTGTGGCCGGAAGACAGTGACGCTCCCTGCATCATCAGCACGGGGGCCGGGTCCCTCAGCGAGCTGGTGAAGTCCATGCACCCGTACTGCCTGCCCACGCTCACCGTGTGCCTGGACCCTGCCAGCGAGCCGGTGACGAAGGAGTTCTTAACCGGCCCGCTCCTGCTGGAGATCGTGCCAGGCGAAGGCGAGAGCCTGGAGATCCCCGtggtcctgcagcagctgggcccagaagcccagctcccagctgaagggcagggagcctgcggttgcccagctggcaagggggaTGGTGCCCTAGAGCTGTCACCTATGGATGGTGTGTTGCCAGTGGGAACGCCTGCCCAGGGGTGTGAGACTGGGGGCCACGGCAGGGCCCCCCAAGCGGAGCCTCCCAGCCTGACCCAGGCGAGAGAGTCCCCCCGGGGGGTTGACCCCGAAGCAAAGGATGAGGAGAGGCAAAGAGACCAGTATCTGGAGAGCAGCTCCCGGAGCAGTACGGAGGCGCCAGCGGGCGGGAAGCGCCAGGGCACCGAGAAGGGCCGAGGGCGTGAGAGGGCCAGGAAAAgccggaaaaagaaaagggaggaatCGCAGAAGGGCCAGGCCAAGCCTGATGGGGACTGCGTGGTCCGCAGGCTCCTTTCCACATCCTTGGTGCAGCCGCCAGCCACCCAGCGCTCCCCAAGCTGGGCAGCCCGGCCCTCCATGCAGGTGTCCACCTTcctggaaaggcagctggagcaggccAAGAAGGAAGGACAGATGGAGCTGCGATCGGCCCGAGGGAGACCGCGGGCAGCGGCAGCAGGGGGCACCCTGCAGAGGAAGGGTCACCCTGAGGTGCAGAAGGAGCTGGAGGCTGAGAAGCCCAACACGCAGCCAGCTGTGCAGAGTGCTGAGACCCCCGGGCCCTCGGAGCAGGCCGTGCCCAGCCCCGGGGAGCAGCCGGCTGCCGTGGGACGCGGCCCAGCGGAGCAGGGAGAGGTAGCTCCTGGGTGCGGTGAGGGGAACCAGCCTGCCCCCACCAAGGGGAGCATTGGCCCAGAGACCACCCCCCCACACGGTGACctcagtgctgggggggaggcTCCCCGGAGCCCGCAggaagtggagcgggctggggccgaggcTGCCGGCTGGCCGTCCAAGCCCAAGGCGCTCAGCCTGACCGAGTACCGGCTGCGGATGCTGCACCGCCAGCCCAGTGGAGCCGacgggaaggagggggagaagcaggcaGCGAGCAAGTGGCCCAGCGTCCTCGAGCCCCCCACGGAGCTGGCCGAGATCCCGTGCCTAATGGCACCTGTGCGCCCCCTGCCCTCACAGCCTGCCCAGCCCGTGaagatgcccagctcccagagGGGCCCAGAGAAACCTGccagccccccagccacccctcctctgcccagaAAGGCACCTGCAGAGCCCCCCCAGACCGTGCCAGCTCCAGTGCCCCCGGGGCTGCAGCTGCCTTTCCTCCCAccagccctgggagctgctgctgcagcaatCCCCCTGGCCTCCACAGCTCCCTATGCCCTCTACCCACCGGTGCCTTCCTGGCCTTGCTTTGGCCCCCCGCCTGCCGGCTACCCCAGCCTGCCTCCACCACCGGCCGCTGGCGGGTCGCCCAACGCCTTTCACCTGGTGCCTGGCCTGCCCCCGCCAGCCCTGGCCTGgcccccccctgccctgccaccacCTCCCTTCGGTCCAGGTGCGCCATGTGCCCCCATGGGCTGGGCCCTGGGCCTCCAGCCGTCCTACTGGCCCGGGgtccccctgccacctgcagtGCCTCCAGTGGTGTACAGCGATCCAGGGGCAAAGCCCTTCCCAGCTagccctctccccttcccagctagccctctccccttcccagctaGCCCAGCCGCCCCGGCACCAAGCTGCCAAGAGCCCTCAGTTTTCACAGCACAGCCAATGAAGCCAGCGCTAGCCAAGCACGaggtgccagcccagcccccccagcgcaGGGCACAGCCCTCGGCCAGGGCCGCTGGTGGCCGGGCGTCTGACCCCAGGAGGCAGAGCCGGCCTGTGGGCGAGTCATCTGCCACCCAGCCTGTagggcagccccctgccccccggcctgTGGGTGAGTcacccactgcccagccccctaTTGCCATGGCCCGGACTGTGGGGGAGTCAACTGCTGCTGGGCCTGTGGGGCAGcaccctgcccagcccttgagggagcccccagccccccggccTGTGGGCGAGTCGCCCACTGCCCAGCCCGTTATTGCCACTGCCCAGCCTGTGGGAGAgtctgtttctgctgctgcccctcagccCGTGGGAAAGTCCCCTGCTGCCCAGCCTATGGGGGagccccctgctcagcccacaAGGGAGACCTCTGCCCCACAGCTTGTGGGAGAGTCACCTGCTGCCCAGCCCATGGGGCAGCCGCCTGTTGCCACTGCCTGGCCCGTGGGGGAgcctgtttctgctgctgcctcccagcctgTGGAGCAGCCTTCTGCCCAGGCTACgagggagccccctgccccccagcctgtggGAGAGCCCGCTGCCCTATCTACAAGGCAGcccactgccccccagcctgTGGGGGAGCCTCCTGATACCTGCCccatggcagaggctgcagcTCCAGCAAAGGTCCCAGTGGCCAGCCTGCTGGAGGGGGACCGGCCAGACCCCAAGGGAGCTGTCCTGCAGGAGCCCCGGCCACCTGGGCGCACGTCCGTCCGCGGGAAAGCAGGGGCACCGCTGAGAGCGCGAGAGGAGAGCCAGCCCACCAAGCTGGCCCCTGCCCGGCCATGGAGACACCGGCCCCTcgtcagcccagcccagcctggcgcCAGCAAGGACATTGTGCAGGCCTTCATCAGCGAAATCG GAATCGAAGCCTCCGACCTGTCCAGCCTGCTGGAGCAGTTTGAGAAGACTGAAG CCACGAAGGAGGTGCTGCAGGTGCGACGTCCTGGAGACAGGCTGGTGCCGGGGAACGCCTG caggtcCGAGAGCAACCCGGACAAGAACCCGCTGGACAGCCTGCATGCCCCGGAGCTGGCCAACGTCGCTG GCCTCACCCCACCAGCGACGCCGCCTCACCAGCTCTGGAAGCCCTTGGCTGCTGTCTCGCTGCTGGGGAAGCCCAGGTCCCCCGGGGCCGCCGCCCAGGAGGGCAGCCAGAGAACTGCCAAGTTCATGGAGGCCAAGCCACTGCCCCAGAGCAAACCTCGGGGGAAGGGCCTGCCCCCCACAACCTGTGGCCCACCCCCCAGCCACGTGGGTTCCGGAGACCATGACTACTGCGTCCGTGGCCCCGGCCAGCCAGAGGAGGGCGCCAGGCTCCCCAGCGTGCCGGCCCCGTCGGAGCTGGGCTCCCGCTGGAATGTGAAGCATCACCAGGATATCACCATCAAGccgccctcctccctccccacacggACGCTGGCCTGGCCCGGGCTCAGCCCCCGGCCTGGTGCCTCCCCTGGCTCCAGCGAGCAGCTGGATCACCGGACTAGTGCCCGAAGCCAGGCTGCCGCTGGCAGGAGCAGCTCCCCCACCTCGGTCCTGCTGTCTCCGGACGCGTCCCCCTGCCGGGACGAGGAGCCGCAGACTCGGGACCCCCAGCCGAAGCAGCTGGCTACCAAAAGGTCCCTGCACTGCTACCGGAGACGTGGGGCCTCGCCGAGCCCCCGGGCCCGCGCCAGCCGCTCTTTCAGCTCCACGTCCAGCGGGGCCAgcgcctcctcctcttcctcctcctcctcccggtCTCGATCCCGGTCGCTGTCCCCCCCACTGAAGCGGTGGCGAAG GTATCGTTCGAGacgctcccgcagctcccactctTCCTCCCGCTCGAGCTGCGGGTCCTGTGGCCGGTCCCGGGGAAGGTCCTCGTCCTCGTCCTACTCGTCCAGATCCTCCTCGGCTTCCCGCAGCCACTCCCGCTCCCCATCCCCCCGCAGGAGGAGTAACCGGAGGAGAAG ATACGATTACTGCGACCCTCCGGATCACTGCCAGCACCAGAAAGTCCTCCACAAGGAACGTGCAATA GAGGAGAGGAGAGTCGTCTTCATCGGCAAGATCCCCAGCAGGATGACGCGGGCAGAGCTCCGGCACCGCTTCTCTGTGTTCGGGGACATCGAGGAGTGCACCCTCCACTTCCGGGCTGAGGG gGACAACTACGGCTTTGTCACCTACCGCTACGCCAAGGAGGCCTTCGCCGCCATCGAGAGCGGCCACAAGCTGCGGCGCCCGGACGAGCAGCCCTTCGACCTGTGCTTCGGGGGGCGCCGGCAGTTCTGTAGGAGGAACTACGCGGACCTGG ACTCCAACCGGGAAGACTTCGACCCCGCCCCCATCAAGAGCAAGTTCGACTCCCTCGACTTCGACACCTTATTGAAGCAGGCGCAGCGTAACCTGCGGAGGTAG